A stretch of Desulfotalea psychrophila LSv54 DNA encodes these proteins:
- a CDS encoding SIR2 family NAD-dependent protein deacylase, which produces MKRLVVLTGAGMSAESGFATFRDSGGLWENYDVMEVASPEGWVRDKGLVNQFYNERRVQLRDSVPNGGHLALAQLEERFEVHIVTQNVDDLHERAGSSRVLHLHGELTKVESCSNSALVYDIGYRQVGLEERAEDGGQLRPHIVWFGEAVPAIEEAVNICLTADIFVIIGTSLAVYPAASLTEYVKAGAPIYLVDPHKPKINHDLDYHFINKRATAGIQELISLLV; this is translated from the coding sequence ATGAAACGACTTGTTGTCCTGACGGGTGCTGGGATGAGTGCCGAAAGTGGTTTTGCCACTTTTCGTGATTCTGGTGGTTTGTGGGAGAATTACGATGTAATGGAGGTTGCAAGTCCGGAGGGTTGGGTGCGGGATAAGGGCTTGGTCAATCAGTTTTACAATGAGCGTAGGGTACAGCTTCGTGATAGTGTGCCAAACGGCGGTCATCTTGCCCTGGCTCAGTTGGAAGAGAGGTTCGAAGTACATATTGTCACTCAAAACGTTGATGATCTGCATGAGAGGGCGGGGAGTTCTCGGGTACTTCATCTCCACGGTGAATTGACTAAGGTGGAAAGCTGTTCCAATTCTGCCCTTGTCTATGATATTGGTTATCGTCAGGTTGGGCTGGAGGAGAGAGCTGAAGATGGTGGCCAGTTACGGCCACATATCGTCTGGTTTGGTGAGGCGGTCCCTGCCATTGAAGAGGCTGTCAACATCTGTTTAACAGCAGATATTTTTGTTATAATAGGCACCTCCCTTGCTGTTTATCCTGCCGCAAGTCTGACCGAGTATGTGAAGGCTGGAGCTCCCATATATCTGGTGGATCCCCATAAACCTAAAATTAATCACGATTTGGACTATCACTTTATTAATAAGCGAGCAACAGCAGGTATTCAGGAGCTTATTTCTTTGCTTGTCTGA